A stretch of DNA from Phycisphaerales bacterium AB-hyl4:
GTCACAATTCTTCATCATCACATCGTCATACTCACGCCGGCGACGGCCACGCGCCCGGCGTGTCGTTGTCCAGTCCCGCGTTGTCCGGGCGGATCGTCCCACCCTCGGCGGGCTTGGCCTTCTCACGCTCTGCTTCCAGCAAGTCGCTCACGGTCGCCTTGTCCAGCGTTTCGCCACGCATGATCTTGCTCACCTCGTCGTACGTCAGCGTCTCGTACTTCAAAAGCGCCTTCGCCAGCGCATCAAGCTGGTCATAATGCTCTTTGAGCAACTGCTTGGTTTCGCTGTACGTCACGTCGATCAGGCTCTTGACTTCCTCGTCGATCATCCTGGCCGTGTCATCGCTGTAGCTCCGCTCGGAAACCGGATAACCGCTGGGGTTCTCGTCAGCACCGTAGAGCAGGAAGCCCATCTTTTCGCTCATGCCGTACTCGGTCACCATCGCCCGCGCGATCGCCGACGCCTGGCGGATGTCGCCCGCCGTGCCGTTGTACTGATCGCCGGTACACATTTCTTCCGCAATTCGACCGCCGAAGCACACACGCATCTGCGCAATCAACTGCTTGCGCGAGATGATGTGCTTATCCTTCTCCGGCAGCATGAACGTCGTGCCCAACGCCTGCCCACGCGGAATGATCGTCACCTTGTGCAACGGCTCGCTGTCGTCGTCGTAAAACATCACGATCGCATGCCCCGCCTCGTGGTACGCGATCACCTTCTTCTCGTCTTCTTCAATCTTGTGGCTCTTGCGCGCCCGGCCCCACTTGACCTTGTCACGCGCTTCCTCAAGATCGTCCTGCTCGACGAATTCCTTACCCTGCATCGTCGCGATGATCGCCGCTTCGTTGATGATCGCCGCCAGATCCGCACCCGAGAACATCGGCGTCCCCCGCGCCAACCGTTCGAGGTTCACATCCGGGCTGACCTTGATCTTCTTGGAGTGAACCTTGAGGATCTCCATCCGCCCCTTGATGTCCGGCAGCGACACATGAATCTGACGGTCGAATCGGCCAGGCCGCGTGAGCGCCGGGTCCAGCACGTCTGCCCGGTTCGTCGCCGCCATGACGATAATCTGATCCGAACTGTCGAAGCCGTCCATCTCGACGAGGATCGCGTTCAGCGTCTGCTCGCGCTCGTCATGGCCGCCGCTGGAAAAGCCGCTGCCGCGCTTTCGGCCGACCGCGTCGATCTCGTCAAGGAAGATAATGCAAGGCGAACTCTCCTTCGCCTGCTTGAACAGGTCGCGCACGCGCGAAGCGCCCACGCCGACAAACATCTCCACGAAGTCCGAACCCGAGATCGAGAAGAACGGCACTTCCGCCTCACCCGCGACCGCCTTGGCCAGCAGCGTCTTGCCACAGCCCGGCGAGCCGATCAGCAGCACACCGCGCGGCACGCGTCCGCCCAGCCGCTGAAACTTCTTCGGGTTCTTGAGAAACTCGATGATCTCGTTGACTTCATCCTTGGCTTCCTCGATGCCCGCCACATCATTCAGGCGGATCGTCGAGTGCTCCTTGTTCATCACCTTATGCTTCGACCGCGAGAAGTTGCCCAGCATCCCGCCAGGCCCACCGCCCGCGCCGCGAAGCGATCGAAACACGAAAAAGTAGATCAGCAGAATGATCAGCAGCACCGGGCCCCACATGATCATCAAAGACCACAGCGCATTGCCCCCCGGCGATTCCTCCACGTCCACGCCCAGCTCGCGCAGGTTCATCACGAACATCGCCTTCGTGTCCGTGCTGATCGTCGTGTAAACCCGATTGTTCGGCGGACTATCCAACTCCCCCGCCGCCGCCTCGGTCAACTCGGCCACGATCCGGTCGTCGCGCACCTCCACCGCTTCCTTGAAAATGCCGCCACCCTCATCGCGATGGCGCTCCGCAAGGTTGTAAAACTCGTTGTGCGTCAGCCGCTGTGCCTGGTTCTGCTGATTGCTCATCAACAGCAGCAGCGCGATCGCCAAACCGCCAAGCAGCACCCATCCAAGAATGCCGCGAGACATGAAATTACCGTTGCCCGGCTGGTTGGGCCCACGCCCCGAGCCGCCCGGCCCGCCCTGGCGCGGCTTGTTCCGCCCGTTAGCGTTCTGATCGCGATCCTGGTTGTTTGGATCCTTCTGTTCTGGCATCCAGCAGTCCTTAAATCATTGCCCGGAGCAAAGCCGAAGCGCTCCGAGCGGGGGCGACCATCCCGGTCGATACTCATTCTAGGCACATTGCCGAACGGCCGTAGCTTCATCGGCAGAATCGGCGTCGCGCGTGTGCATTGGCCCACCGTGGCACAAATCTGCCAGCACACCGCGCCGACGCTGTCTCCGTGCCGCGGCCGATTAGTCGATGGTAAAACACCCGCGGCGAAGTCGGCTCCAACCCTACCGTACGACGCGAGTCGCCCGTAGGTTTTCCCGAACTACCAATCCGCACGCATCGTCGAGACAATATCCCGGGCAAGCTGCTGCACCGCAGCATGTTGCCCCGACTCAAATCGCTCGCCCGCAGGCCGTGTCGGAGCGTACCGCCCGACCGCCTCGAAGCCCCGGCGCTCGCGGATCGTCTCACCCGACCTCAGGTCGATCCACTCGAAATCGACCGTGATCGTCAGCTCCATCTCATCCGGCACGCCGCCTTCCTGCCGACGCGACAGCCGACGCTGCTCCACCCGCGTGATCGAGCCCTGCAAAATCGTGTCCGCCACGCCCGAAGGCGCCACCGTGTAAGGCGTACGCTGCTCCAGTTCCTTTACCACCGCTTCGGTCAGATCAAACTGCATCCGCTCCCAGAACGTGCGGTTCTCGAAAATCGGCACCGCCACCGTTCGATACCGGTCGTCGTACACGCCCTCCGGCGAGTAGCCGCAGCCCACGAGCAAACCACACAAACACACCGCCATCGCCCATCGCAGCATCATCGCAATCCCTCCTGCTCCGGCACGTCCAGCCCGTCCGGAGCTTCCGGAACCTGAGGCTCCGCCGCTTCCGGCGTCGTGTCCGGTGCTTCGATGTCCGGGGCTTCAAGGGTTTCCGGGGCGTCCGGGGGGGCCTGCGTGCCCGGCCGATCCGACGCCGACTCATCCGCCTGCCGCCCGCGCCCCGCCAGGCCCGGATTCACAGGCAGGTCCAATGCTTGAAGCCGCCGCTGAGCGTCCACCGCCGCGGTCGTCTGTGGATAGTCCGCCATCACCCGCTGATACAGATACGCCGCGCTCACCCGCTCGCCGCGCTGCTCATGCCACCTGGCCGACCGCAAATCCTTGTTCGCCAGCGACGCTTCGATGCGAATCTCCAGCGCATCCGCT
This window harbors:
- the ftsH gene encoding ATP-dependent zinc metalloprotease FtsH, yielding MPEQKDPNNQDRDQNANGRNKPRQGGPGGSGRGPNQPGNGNFMSRGILGWVLLGGLAIALLLLMSNQQNQAQRLTHNEFYNLAERHRDEGGGIFKEAVEVRDDRIVAELTEAAAGELDSPPNNRVYTTISTDTKAMFVMNLRELGVDVEESPGGNALWSLMIMWGPVLLIILLIYFFVFRSLRGAGGGPGGMLGNFSRSKHKVMNKEHSTIRLNDVAGIEEAKDEVNEIIEFLKNPKKFQRLGGRVPRGVLLIGSPGCGKTLLAKAVAGEAEVPFFSISGSDFVEMFVGVGASRVRDLFKQAKESSPCIIFLDEIDAVGRKRGSGFSSGGHDEREQTLNAILVEMDGFDSSDQIIVMAATNRADVLDPALTRPGRFDRQIHVSLPDIKGRMEILKVHSKKIKVSPDVNLERLARGTPMFSGADLAAIINEAAIIATMQGKEFVEQDDLEEARDKVKWGRARKSHKIEEDEKKVIAYHEAGHAIVMFYDDDSEPLHKVTIIPRGQALGTTFMLPEKDKHIISRKQLIAQMRVCFGGRIAEEMCTGDQYNGTAGDIRQASAIARAMVTEYGMSEKMGFLLYGADENPSGYPVSERSYSDDTARMIDEEVKSLIDVTYSETKQLLKEHYDQLDALAKALLKYETLTYDEVSKIMRGETLDKATVSDLLEAEREKAKPAEGGTIRPDNAGLDNDTPGAWPSPA
- a CDS encoding LptE family protein, producing the protein MMLRWAMAVCLCGLLVGCGYSPEGVYDDRYRTVAVPIFENRTFWERMQFDLTEAVVKELEQRTPYTVAPSGVADTILQGSITRVEQRRLSRRQEGGVPDEMELTITVDFEWIDLRSGETIRERRGFEAVGRYAPTRPAGERFESGQHAAVQQLARDIVSTMRADW